A region of Toxorhynchites rutilus septentrionalis strain SRP chromosome 1, ASM2978413v1, whole genome shotgun sequence DNA encodes the following proteins:
- the LOC129761500 gene encoding uncharacterized protein LOC129761500 produces the protein MPPTTRNTSLKALQTKLRALEGMFNDICRFIDLMGDDTATSEATVRLEKLDELWEQLNEATMDIEMHEEYLDDDDTYSTKRSEYGDRYYKGKSLLLEKVKEPEEKLNMSVCGRDLNQQSTYDHVRLPQIRLQTFDGNIDEWLSFRDLYISLIHCKTDLPEVEKFHYLKGCLVGEARSLIDSLAMTRANYQIAWDAVMKRYNDSKMLKRRQVQALFDLPNVAKESVVELQSLLEAFERILQTLDQLIQPADYKDLLLLNLMCSRLYSTTRRSWEEYSASKEQDTVQDLINFLQKRVRVLGSLPTKVVGIKLEYASSSKPKSSFTKRSHSALQCSSGQCVACPGSHLLYQCPKFQSMSVSSRDKLLRTLSLCRNCFRRGHQAVECNSRYVCRNCKGKHHTLVCFRPESSQKPPRKPEKRASQHDDSQGLHSNEETNTSSTSNTTAVTSNIASRCTSSVLLATAVVLVEDEHGVSYPARALLDSGSECNFMTERFAQLLRTKRNRAEVAVSGVGQVNMRVKHTLNAVIRSRVGEYSCKMEFLLLPRVTGNLPSTNINTIKWKIPQGVNLADLAFDTSTSVDLILGIQHFFAFFIPGREVQLGEGLPKLSESVFGWVVTGTVVSAGVSSYRCNVASTVKLEELLERFWSCEEVDTANNYSPEESRCEEQFVRSVKRGSDGRYKVSLPKNEDAFAKIGESRDIALRRFQGLERRLSNDSDLRNQYIQFMEEYLHLGHMRKVDACKEISIKRCFLPHHPVIKQTSSTTKLRVVFDASCKTSSGIALNDALLTGPVIQEDLRSIILRCRTKQIMLVADVEKMFRQIIMDENDMSFQSILWRTNTEEEIGTYELSTVTYGTKPAPFLATRTLKQLAVDEQTNFPQAAKVINTDVYMDDVLTGTNDVNEAVILRGQLDALLKSGGFRLRKWVSNCDEVMQGVPEEDLGLERQEQIELDPDPAVRTLGLMWSPKNDVLKLQFPIPGVYSDDMMTKRKIFSIISGLFDPLGLVGAVITVGKMFMQRLWKLKDEKAKLLEDDGTTISHYDSFYGIQIAATDLNLIKLIGHV, from the coding sequence ATGCCACCAACCACGAGGAATACTTCGTTGAAGGCGCTGCAAACGAAGTTGAGGGCATTGGAAGGAATGTTCAATGACATTTGCCGTTTCATTGATTTGATGGGTGATGACACAGCAACATCTGAAGCAACAGTTCGTTTGGAGAAATTAGATGAACTGTGGGAACAATTGAACGAAGCTACAATGGACATCGAGATGCACGAGGAGTACCTTGATGATGACGATACTTACTCAACGAAGCGATCGGAATACGGCGATCGTTATTATAAAGGGAAATCGTTGCTGCTCGAGAAGGTCAAAGAGCCGGAGGAAAAGTTGAATATGTCAGTTTGCGGTAGGGACCTAAATCAACAATCGACCTACGACCACGTCAGGCTCCCACAAATCAGGTTGCAAACCTTCGATGGCAACATTGATGAGTGGTTGAGCTTCAGAGACCTGTATATATCATTGATCCATTGTAAAACAGATTTACCTGAAGTCGAAAAGTTTCACTATCTGAAAGGCTGTTTAGTAGGGGAAGCTAGGTCGTTGATAGATTCGCTTGCAATGACTAGGGCTAATTACCAAATTGCATGGGATGCGGTGATGAAGCGGTATAATGACAGTAAAATGTTGAAACGTAGGCAGGTGCAGGCACTTTTCGATTTACCCAATGTTGCAAAGGAATCGGTGGTGGAATTGCAGTCTTTACTAGAGGCTTTTGAACGTATCCTCCAAACACTTGATCAATTGATTCAGCCAGCTGATTATAAAGATTTGTTGTTGCTGAATTTGATGTGCTCGCGATTGTATTCAACAACCCGCAGAAGCTGGGAGGAGTATTCTGCATCAAAGGAGCAGGATACGGTGCAGGATTTGATAAATTTCCTCCAGAAGAGGGTTAGGGTGCTCGGTTCATTGCCTACCAAAGTCGTGGGGATTAAACTGGAATATGCTTCTTCGTCCAAACCAAAATCGTCGTTTACAAAAAGGAGCCATAGTGCCTTGCAATGCTCCAGTGGACAATGCGTGGCTTGTCCAGGGAGTCACTTGTTGTACCAATGCCCGAAATTTCAATCCATGTCAGTGTCATCAAGAGATAAACTGCTTCGAACCCTATCTTTGTGCCGGAATTGCTTCCGACGTGGTCATCAGGCAGTTGAGTGTAATTCACGATACGTGTGCAGAAATTGCAAGGGAAAACATCACACGTTAGTCTGTTTTCGCCCCGAAAGTTCCCAAAAACCCCCACGTAAGCCGGAGAAAAGAGCCTCTCAGCATGATGACAGCCAGGGACTGCATTCAAATGAGGAAACTAATACATCAAGCACGTCGAACACAACTGCAGTTACGTCAAATATCGCATCCAGGTGCACATCTTCAGTTTTACTTGCTACGGCGGTAGTTTTAGTTGAAGACGAACATGGAGTTTCGTATCCTGCGAGAGCGCTCTTGGACTCAGGATCGGAATGCAATTTTATGACGGAAAGGTTTGCGCAATTGTTGAGGACCAAGCGAAATCGGGCAGAGGTTGCAGTATCAGGTGTCGGGCAGGTGAACATGAGGGTGAAACATACTTTGAACGCAGTGATCCGATCCAGAGTAGGCGAATATTCGTGTAAAATGGAGTTCCTGCTGCTTCCCAGAGTCACGGGGAATCTACCGTCAACGAATATTAATACCATCAAATGGAAAATTCCACAGGGTGTGAATTTGGCAGATCTGGCATTCGATACTTCCACCTCCGTAGATTTAATCCTGGGCATCCAACACTTCTTCGCGTTCTTCATACCTGGTAGAGAAGTACAGCTAGGAGAAGGACTACCCAAGTTATCCGAATCGGTGTTTGGATGGGTGGTGACCGGTACCGTGGTCTCGGCTGGTGTCTCCTCGTATCGTTGCAATGTTGCTTCTACTGTTAAATTGGAGGAACTGTTGGAAAGATTTTGGTCGTGTGAAGAAGTTGACACCGCAAACAATTATTCTCCCGAAGAGTCACGTTGTGAAGAACAGTTTGTACGTTCCGTTAAAAGAGGTTCTGATGGAAGATACAAGGTCTCTCTTCCGAAAAATGAGGATGCTTTTGCAAAAATAGGCGAGTCAAGGGACATCGCCCTACGGCGTTTCCAAGGATTGGAGCGCAGACTTTCAAATGACTCAGATCTGCGCAACCAATACATCCAATTTATGGAGGAATATCTGCACCTAGGGCACATGCGCAAGGTGGACGCTTGCAAGGAAATTTCAATTAAAAGATGCTTCCTCCCACATCATCCGGTGATAAAGCAAACAAGTTCAACTACAAAACTTAGGGTGGTATTCGATGCGTCCTGTAAAACTTCCAGTGGAATAGCTCTGAACGACGCACTTTTGACAGGACCGGTGATACAGGAAGATCTTCGGTCAATTATTCTGCGCTGTCGTACGAAGCAGATAATGTTGGTGGCTGACGTCGAAAAGATGTTCCGTCAGATCATTATGGACGAAAATGATATGTCGTTTCAGAGTATTCTGTGGCGAACCAATACTGAGGAAGAGATTGGAACGTACGAACTGTCCACTGTTACATATGGAACGAAACCGGCTCCATTCTTGGCAACACGTACGCTCAAACAGCTAGCAGTAGATGAGCAAACGAATTTTCCACAGGCAGCCAAAGTTATAAATACAGATGTCTACATGGATGATGTACTGACGGGTACAAATGACGTCAATGAGGCGGTGATTTTGAGAGGTCAACTTGATGCATTATTAAAAAGCGGAGGGTTCAGGTTGCGGAAATGGGTTTCCAACTGCGATGAGGTGATGCAAGGTGTACCGGAGGAGGATCTAGGTTTGGAAAGACAGGAGCAAATTGAACTCGATCCAGATCCAGCAGTTCGGACATTAGGATTGATGTGGTCTCCTAAAAACGATGTACTGAAGCTGCAGTTTCCGATACCAGGGGTATATTCAGACGATATGATGACAAAGCGGAAGATTTTCTCGATTATTTCGGGATTATTCGATCCGCTAGGTCTTGTCGGTGCAGTAATCACAGTAGGGAAGATGTTCATGCAGCGTCTGTGgaaattgaaagatgaaaagg